The following are encoded together in the Conger conger chromosome 11, fConCon1.1, whole genome shotgun sequence genome:
- the LOC133141246 gene encoding beta-1,3-galactosyltransferase 5-like, protein MKLISLAVRRPGIVWVSALMSCLLILRLLTPRSSLLLTLLDFPDQLNEGISGVRSTGIDFESLLRMDRDTFPFCRRGLVVMILVTSAPWHAARRAAIRQTWANKHPDRSDHPWQVLFLIGQRQEDGVSEDIQREQRAFGDVLVGNYADSYRNLTLKVMHGLRWAAEHCQPRFVLKTDDDCFVNTDYLPRFLAEFGGVETGLYAGSLFAAGKRQVIRDPVSKWYVSREDFREDEYPPYASGVGYVLSADVVLRILKAAETVPPVPMEDAYVGILAKEAGVPVMLSGRFTKNNVNWRVCNYRYLLVIHHLGVPELKVAQENMIKARTACSRTKEIRSWK, encoded by the coding sequence ATGAAATTGATATCCCTGGCCGTTCGCAGGCCGGGCATTGTGTGGGTTAGTGCCCTGATGTCCTGCCTGCTGATCTTAAGGCTGTTGACCCCGAGGAGTTCCCTTCTGCTGACGCTGCTGGACTTCCCTGACCAATTAAATGAAGGGATCTCAGGGGTCAGGAGCACTGGGATAGATTTTGAGTCGCTTCTCCGGATGGACCGGGATACGTTTCCGTTCTGCAGGAGGGGGCTGGTCGTGATGATTTTGGTGACGTCCGCTCCCTGGCACGCAGCGCGCAGGGCTGCGATTCGGCAAACCTGGGCGAATAAACATCCGGACCGCAGTGACCACCCCTGGCAGGTGctgtttctgattggccagcGGCAGGAAGATGGCGTTTCGGAGGACATCCAGCGAGAGCAGCGAGCGTTCGGGGACGTGCTGGTGGGAAACTACGCCGACAGCTACCGCAACCTGACCCTGAAGGTCATGCACGGTCTGAGGTGGGCCGCGGAACACTGCCAGCCGCGCTTCGTCCTGAAGACGGACGACGACTGCTTCGTCAACACCGACTACCTGCCCCGCTTCCTGGCGGAGTTTGGCGGCGTGGAGACCGGGCTCTACGCGGGGTCCCTGTTCGCCGCGGGGAAGCGGCAGGTCATCAGGGACCCGGTCAGCAAGTGGTACGTGTCGCGGGAGGACTTCCGCGAAGACGAGTACCCGCCCTACGCCAGCGGCGTGGGGTACGTCCTCTCGGCGGACGTGGTGCTCCGCATCCTGAAGGCGGCGGAGACGGTGCCCCCTGTGCCCATGGAGGACGCGTACGTGGGCATCCTGGCGAAGGAGGCCGGCGTTCCCGTCATGTTGAGCGGTCGCTTCACCAAGAACAACGTCAACTGGAGGGTGTGCAACTACAGGTACCTCCTGGTCATCCATCACCTGGGTGTCCCCGAGCTGAAGGTAGCTCAGGAAAACATGATTAAGGCCAGGACTGCCTGCTCCCGAACAAAGGAAATCAGGAGCTGGAAATGA